A single window of Mycolicibacterium madagascariense DNA harbors:
- a CDS encoding fatty acid desaturase family protein: MTTQLANDPTTHLTAEDIENLGRELDAIREQVIASRGERDAAYIRRVIDGQRKLELGSRAILLFSLFPPAWIVGTLGLSISKIVENMEIGHNVMHGQWDWMRDNKIHSTTWEWDNASPADMWKHSHNEVHHTYTNVRGKDHDLGYGIMRVDENQQWVPFYLAQPLWNFLNACLFEYGIAAYDLQIGKYLKGRTDKAEFRAKGKRVLAKIRRQATKDYLLHPLLSGPSAVSTLTANLTANVVRNLWTHSVIMCGHFPEGVQTFERSSIDGETRGEWYLRQMLGSANISGSRLLHFMTGNLSFQIEHHLFPDLPSNRYQEIAPKVQELFERYGLTYTTGSLPRQVASAWKKVFALSLPNGFARRAVTAVTPSTVTRAHAA, translated from the coding sequence ATGACCACTCAGCTCGCCAACGATCCGACCACCCACCTGACCGCCGAGGACATCGAGAACCTCGGACGCGAACTCGACGCGATCCGCGAGCAGGTCATCGCCAGCCGCGGTGAGCGCGACGCCGCCTACATCCGCAGGGTGATCGACGGCCAACGCAAGCTCGAACTCGGCAGTCGGGCGATCCTGCTCTTCTCGCTCTTCCCGCCGGCGTGGATCGTCGGCACCCTCGGCCTGTCGATCTCGAAGATCGTGGAGAACATGGAGATCGGCCACAACGTCATGCACGGTCAGTGGGACTGGATGCGCGACAACAAGATTCACTCCACCACGTGGGAGTGGGACAACGCCTCGCCCGCCGACATGTGGAAGCACTCCCACAACGAGGTGCACCACACCTACACGAACGTCCGCGGCAAGGACCACGACCTCGGCTACGGCATCATGCGCGTCGACGAGAACCAGCAGTGGGTGCCGTTCTACCTCGCCCAGCCGCTGTGGAACTTCCTCAACGCGTGCCTGTTCGAATACGGCATCGCGGCCTACGACCTGCAGATCGGCAAGTACCTCAAGGGGCGCACCGACAAGGCGGAGTTCCGCGCCAAGGGCAAGCGGGTGCTCGCGAAGATCCGCAGGCAGGCCACCAAGGACTACCTGCTGCACCCGCTGCTGTCGGGGCCGTCGGCGGTGTCCACGCTCACGGCCAACCTGACCGCCAACGTCGTGCGCAATCTGTGGACGCACTCGGTCATCATGTGCGGGCACTTCCCCGAGGGCGTGCAGACCTTCGAGCGCAGCTCGATCGACGGCGAGACCCGCGGCGAATGGTATCTGCGGCAGATGCTGGGCTCGGCCAACATCTCGGGCAGCCGCCTGCTGCACTTCATGACCGGCAACCTGTCCTTCCAGATCGAGCACCACCTGTTCCCCGACCTGCCGAGCAACCGCTATCAGGAGATCGCCCCGAAGGTTCAGGAGCTGTTCGAGCGCTACGGCCTGACCTACACGACCGGCTCGCTGCCCAGGCAGGTGGCCTCGGCGTGGAAGAAGGTCTTCGCGCTGTCGCTGCCGAACGGCTTCGCCCGCAGGGCGGTCACCGCGGTCACCCCGTCGACCGTCACGCGCGCGCACGCCGCCTGA
- a CDS encoding ferredoxin reductase has product MTTTAPRPTTVDALRARVIKFAERVTTPLVPADYLDVIDPLRSGADLRGRIVAIHPETRDAVSVVIRPGRGWRGHTPGQYVRIGVDVDGVRQWRAYSLTSRTDQNTIAITVKAIPDGTVSNHLVRRATVGTIVQLDQAAGEFTLGDQTPSKILFLTAGSGITPVMGMLRNMTANSDAGPESDIVVVHSAPTAEDVIFGGELRQLARTGRIRLLERHTDADGVLDVAELDGLVTDLAERQTWACGPAGLLDALENRWAAAGVADLLHTERFRPTIVSAGDGGQVTFSTSGTVVEAAGAQTLLDAGEAAGVLMPSGCRMGICFGCVAPLRQGAVRDLRTGDLTSATPGDDVHIQTCVSAAAGPCDIAL; this is encoded by the coding sequence ATGACAACGACAGCACCCCGCCCGACCACGGTCGACGCGCTGCGGGCGCGGGTCATCAAGTTCGCCGAACGCGTGACCACGCCGCTGGTGCCCGCCGACTACCTCGACGTCATCGACCCCCTGCGCTCGGGCGCCGACCTCCGCGGCCGCATCGTCGCCATCCACCCCGAGACCCGCGACGCCGTGTCGGTGGTCATCAGGCCGGGACGCGGCTGGCGCGGCCACACCCCCGGGCAGTACGTCCGCATCGGGGTCGACGTCGACGGCGTCCGCCAGTGGCGGGCCTACTCCCTCACCTCGCGGACCGACCAGAACACCATCGCGATCACCGTGAAGGCGATCCCGGACGGCACGGTGAGCAACCACCTGGTGCGCCGGGCCACCGTGGGCACCATCGTCCAACTCGACCAGGCCGCAGGCGAATTCACCCTCGGCGACCAGACGCCTTCCAAGATCCTGTTCCTCACCGCGGGCAGCGGCATCACCCCGGTGATGGGCATGCTGCGCAACATGACCGCCAACTCCGACGCCGGCCCCGAGTCAGACATAGTCGTCGTGCACTCCGCACCCACCGCCGAGGACGTCATCTTCGGCGGCGAACTCCGGCAGCTCGCCCGGACGGGACGGATTCGGCTGCTGGAGCGCCACACCGACGCCGACGGCGTCCTCGACGTCGCCGAGCTCGACGGGCTCGTCACCGATCTGGCCGAGCGTCAGACGTGGGCCTGCGGCCCGGCGGGCCTGCTCGACGCACTCGAGAACCGTTGGGCGGCAGCCGGTGTCGCCGACCTCCTGCACACCGAGCGCTTCCGACCGACCATCGTCAGCGCCGGCGACGGCGGCCAGGTGACCTTCTCGACCTCGGGCACCGTCGTCGAGGCCGCCGGCGCCCAAACCCTGCTCGACGCCGGCGAAGCCGCGGGTGTCCTCATGCCGTCGGGCTGCCGGATGGGCATCTGCTTCGGCTGCGTGGCCCCGCTGCGGCAGGGCGCCGTACGCGATCTGCGCACCGGCGACCTCACCTCCGCCACCCCCGGCGACGACGTCCACATCCAGACCTGCGTGTCCGCCGCCGCGGGCCCCTGCGACATCGCGCTCTGA
- a CDS encoding PucR family transcriptional regulator → MSEPALRMTGLDLDEDVVAALQAVLPRMAERTVTAVTVEVPSYARAFSGQMGANIENAVRMALGAFLRLAVRAHGSDPAATLAPALDGAYELGRGEARQGRTMDALLSAYRVGARVAWRELSATAVDSGLSAGTVARFAELVFAFIDELSASSVSGHADELATTGRVRQRYLERLARQLLTGEPPEALRASAEQAGWQPPETLTAVVVAEAQTRGLAARFGQATLQVGEDLPGVDPAEPLAVLLVPDLDGRHRRQLRSALQGRRALVGPARPWMLAESSYRRALRARELAVDDDVVDTDDHLVELVLTADADAAADLRRHVLAPLAELRPSTADRLAETLRSWLLHQGQRDAVAADLFVHAQTVRYRMTQLRELYGDRLNDPRTILELTVALGVST, encoded by the coding sequence TTGTCCGAGCCAGCGCTGAGGATGACCGGTCTCGACCTCGACGAGGACGTCGTGGCCGCACTGCAGGCCGTACTGCCCAGGATGGCCGAACGCACGGTCACCGCCGTGACGGTCGAGGTGCCCAGCTACGCCAGGGCCTTCAGCGGACAGATGGGTGCGAACATCGAGAACGCCGTGCGGATGGCGCTCGGCGCGTTCCTGCGACTGGCGGTTCGCGCCCACGGCTCCGACCCGGCCGCGACGCTCGCGCCCGCCCTCGACGGCGCCTACGAACTGGGCCGTGGCGAGGCCCGCCAGGGTCGGACGATGGATGCGCTGCTGTCGGCGTACCGCGTCGGCGCGCGCGTCGCGTGGCGGGAGTTGTCGGCAACGGCAGTGGATTCGGGGCTGTCGGCCGGGACCGTCGCCCGGTTCGCGGAGCTGGTGTTCGCGTTCATCGACGAGCTGTCGGCCTCGAGCGTGTCCGGGCACGCCGACGAGCTGGCGACCACCGGACGGGTCCGGCAGCGCTACCTCGAGCGGCTGGCCCGCCAACTGCTGACGGGTGAGCCCCCCGAGGCGTTGCGCGCCAGCGCCGAGCAGGCCGGCTGGCAGCCACCGGAGACGTTGACCGCCGTCGTGGTGGCCGAGGCCCAAACCCGCGGTCTGGCAGCCCGATTCGGACAGGCCACCCTGCAGGTGGGCGAGGATCTGCCCGGCGTCGACCCCGCGGAGCCACTCGCGGTGCTGCTGGTGCCCGACCTGGACGGCAGGCACCGGAGGCAACTGCGGTCGGCACTGCAGGGGCGGCGGGCCCTGGTGGGCCCGGCCCGACCGTGGATGCTCGCGGAGTCGTCCTACCGCCGGGCGTTGCGGGCTCGCGAGCTGGCCGTGGACGACGACGTCGTCGACACCGACGACCATCTCGTCGAGTTGGTGTTGACCGCCGATGCCGACGCCGCCGCCGATCTGCGCAGGCACGTCCTTGCGCCGCTGGCGGAGCTGCGGCCCTCGACCGCCGACCGACTGGCCGAGACCCTGCGGTCGTGGCTACTGCACCAGGGTCAGCGCGACGCGGTCGCGGCCGATCTGTTCGTGCACGCGCAGACGGTGCGCTACCGGATGACCCAGCTGCGCGAGCTGTACGGCGACCGGTTGAACGACCCGCGCACCATCCTGGAACTGACCGTCGCACTGGGGGTTTCGACGTGA
- a CDS encoding DUF998 domain-containing protein encodes MSVRAGAACWLIAGVAYPSAEAIAAHAPPHYDYARNFISDLGRPDSPLSPLMNAAFVIQGTLFFVGAALVARGARGRGRTFVACAAFNAIGNVTVASVPSGVPAHAWVHATGAVLAILGGNAAILASGAVLRSLGAHRRSRRTSIVLAATGLTSFALLAVASTTSTTVLLPAATWERGSVYTIIAWQSLTAVYLLTGWAGAAAGRRPGPPAVAEEEAAP; translated from the coding sequence GTGAGCGTGCGCGCCGGGGCCGCGTGCTGGCTGATCGCCGGGGTCGCCTACCCGAGCGCCGAGGCGATCGCGGCACACGCCCCGCCCCACTACGACTATGCCCGCAACTTCATCAGCGACCTGGGTCGGCCGGACTCCCCGCTGAGCCCGTTGATGAACGCCGCCTTCGTCATTCAGGGGACGCTGTTCTTCGTGGGGGCCGCACTCGTCGCCCGCGGTGCGCGAGGGCGGGGTCGGACGTTCGTGGCGTGCGCGGCGTTCAACGCGATCGGCAACGTCACGGTCGCGAGCGTGCCGAGCGGCGTGCCCGCTCACGCCTGGGTGCATGCGACCGGGGCGGTGCTGGCAATCCTCGGGGGAAATGCCGCGATTCTGGCGAGCGGTGCGGTGCTGAGATCACTTGGCGCACATCGCCGTTCACGACGTACATCGATCGTGCTGGCCGCCACCGGTCTGACGAGCTTCGCGCTGCTGGCCGTCGCGTCGACGACGTCCACGACCGTGCTGCTGCCCGCCGCCACGTGGGAACGGGGCAGCGTCTACACGATCATCGCGTGGCAGTCGCTGACCGCCGTCTACCTGCTTACGGGTTGGGCGGGGGCGGCGGCGGGGCGTCGTCCGGGTCCGCCGGCGGTGGCGGAGGAGGAGGCGGCACCTTGA
- a CDS encoding cutinase family protein, with protein sequence MSQRHLAQVLGVAATAASALLLASLPVASADPAPGISPPAPPPGCPDVEIVFARGTGEPPGVGFVGQAFVDSLQSKLGPKSVNVYPVQYPATIDFPRAVDGVNDAAAHIEATAANCPKTKVVLGGFSQGAAVAGFVTSAVVPPGAADTGVTGPMPPNVADHVAAVTLFGTPNHRFMGFINQPDIVIGPLYAGKTLKSCVPGDPICSDDGGGDYSLHNDYVADGLTDQAANYAAGKLGVKVPPPPPPPPADPDDAPPPPPPNP encoded by the coding sequence ATGAGCCAACGCCACCTCGCCCAAGTCCTCGGTGTAGCGGCAACGGCGGCATCGGCGTTGCTCCTCGCGTCCCTGCCCGTCGCATCCGCCGATCCCGCCCCGGGCATCAGCCCGCCGGCGCCGCCGCCGGGTTGCCCCGACGTCGAGATCGTCTTCGCGCGCGGCACCGGCGAACCCCCCGGGGTCGGCTTCGTCGGCCAGGCGTTCGTCGATTCGCTGCAGTCCAAGCTCGGCCCGAAGTCGGTCAACGTGTATCCGGTGCAATACCCGGCCACGATCGACTTTCCGCGGGCGGTCGACGGCGTGAACGACGCCGCCGCGCACATCGAGGCGACGGCGGCGAATTGCCCGAAGACCAAGGTCGTGCTCGGCGGGTTCTCCCAGGGCGCCGCCGTCGCCGGATTCGTGACCTCGGCCGTGGTCCCGCCGGGGGCGGCCGACACCGGTGTCACCGGACCGATGCCGCCGAACGTCGCCGACCACGTGGCCGCGGTGACGCTATTCGGCACGCCGAACCACCGGTTCATGGGCTTCATCAACCAGCCCGACATCGTGATCGGTCCGCTGTATGCGGGCAAGACCCTGAAGTCGTGCGTCCCGGGGGATCCCATCTGCTCCGACGACGGCGGCGGCGACTACTCGCTGCACAACGACTACGTGGCCGACGGCCTGACGGATCAGGCCGCGAACTACGCCGCGGGCAAGCTGGGCGTCAAGGTGCCGCCTCCTCCTCCGCCACCGCCGGCGGACCCGGACGACGCCCCGCCGCCGCCCCCGCCCAACCCGTAA
- a CDS encoding protein adenylyltransferase SelO: MSAAPVTTVVLHDRFARDLPELALPWQAAAAPDPTLLALNEPLARELGFDAAWLSSPDGLALLVGAAVPDGAVPVAQAYAGHQFGGYTPRLGDGRALLLGELVDADGRMRDLHLKGSGRTPFARGGDGLAAVGPMLREYVISESMFALGIPTTRALAVVATGQPVMRDLVLPGAVLARVASSHLRVGSFQYAAATGDVDLVRRLADHAIARHYPDAAGADRPYLAFFESVVAAQAALVAQWMLVGFIHGVMNTDNMTISGETIDYGPCAFMEAYDPATVYSSIDHSGRYAYGNQPIVAQWNLARLAETLLPLIAEDQPQAIDLAVAALNGFGPAYDAAHSSGMRAKLGLTGAPHDDADLVPDLLAQLQQSRVDYTSFFRQLADAARGDAEPARGWFVDLAAFDRWLSRWRTLAPDPDAMDRVNPVYVPRNHLVEEALAAGTSGDLGPLRELLDATARPFDERPGLERFAAPAPDDFGPYQTFCGT; the protein is encoded by the coding sequence GTGAGCGCCGCACCCGTCACCACCGTCGTCCTGCACGACCGCTTCGCCCGGGACCTGCCGGAGCTGGCGCTGCCGTGGCAGGCCGCCGCCGCGCCCGATCCGACGTTGCTCGCGCTCAACGAGCCGCTGGCCCGCGAGCTGGGGTTCGACGCAGCGTGGCTGTCCAGTCCGGACGGGCTGGCCCTGCTGGTGGGGGCCGCGGTCCCCGACGGCGCGGTCCCCGTGGCGCAGGCCTACGCCGGCCATCAGTTCGGTGGTTACACGCCGCGCCTCGGCGACGGCCGGGCGCTGTTGCTCGGCGAACTCGTCGACGCGGACGGCCGGATGCGCGACCTGCACCTCAAGGGCTCGGGGCGCACGCCCTTCGCCCGCGGCGGAGACGGTCTCGCGGCGGTCGGACCGATGCTGCGCGAGTACGTCATCAGCGAATCGATGTTCGCCCTTGGCATTCCGACGACGCGCGCGCTGGCGGTCGTGGCGACCGGTCAACCCGTCATGCGCGACCTGGTGCTGCCCGGCGCGGTCCTGGCCCGCGTCGCGAGCAGTCACCTACGCGTCGGCAGCTTCCAGTACGCGGCCGCGACCGGTGACGTCGACCTGGTGCGACGGCTCGCCGACCACGCGATCGCGCGGCACTATCCCGACGCCGCCGGGGCCGACCGGCCGTATCTCGCGTTCTTCGAGTCGGTCGTCGCGGCGCAGGCGGCACTCGTGGCCCAGTGGATGCTGGTCGGGTTCATCCACGGGGTGATGAACACCGACAACATGACGATCTCGGGCGAGACGATCGACTACGGCCCGTGTGCGTTCATGGAGGCCTACGACCCCGCGACGGTCTACAGCTCGATCGACCACTCCGGCCGCTACGCCTACGGCAACCAGCCGATCGTCGCCCAGTGGAATCTCGCCCGCCTGGCCGAGACCCTGCTGCCCCTGATCGCCGAGGACCAACCGCAGGCCATCGATCTGGCCGTGGCCGCGCTCAACGGGTTCGGACCCGCCTACGACGCCGCGCATTCCTCGGGGATGCGGGCCAAGCTCGGGCTGACCGGCGCCCCCCACGACGACGCCGACCTGGTGCCGGACCTGCTGGCACAGCTCCAGCAGAGCCGCGTCGACTACACGTCGTTCTTCCGGCAACTCGCCGACGCCGCCCGCGGTGACGCCGAGCCCGCCAGGGGGTGGTTCGTCGACCTCGCCGCCTTCGATCGCTGGCTGTCGCGATGGCGCACGCTGGCGCCGGACCCGGACGCGATGGACCGGGTCAATCCCGTCTACGTTCCGCGCAACCACCTCGTCGAGGAGGCGCTCGCGGCGGGCACGTCGGGGGATCTCGGCCCGCTGCGCGAGCTGCTGGACGCCACGGCGCGCCCGTTCGACGAACGGCCTGGCCTGGAGCGTTTTGCCGCCCCGGCACCCGACGACTTCGGCCCCTACCAGACCTTCTGCGGTACCTGA
- a CDS encoding DoxX family protein, with translation MTLRTCARWLLGAALVFAGVSHVSFARTSFYAQVPPWLPLNADFVVISSGIVEIVLGAALLFVSRWRVPLGWLAAALFVVVFPGNVSQYVTHSDAFGLDSDRSRAIRLLFQPLLVLWALWSTGAWAAWRAREG, from the coding sequence ATGACGTTGCGCACGTGTGCCCGCTGGTTGCTCGGTGCGGCCCTGGTGTTCGCCGGTGTCAGCCACGTCAGCTTCGCGCGGACGAGTTTCTACGCCCAGGTGCCGCCGTGGCTGCCGTTGAACGCCGACTTCGTCGTGATCTCCTCGGGCATCGTCGAGATCGTCCTCGGCGCGGCGCTGCTGTTCGTCAGCCGGTGGCGGGTGCCGTTGGGCTGGCTCGCCGCCGCGCTGTTCGTCGTGGTGTTCCCCGGCAACGTCTCCCAGTACGTCACGCACTCCGATGCCTTCGGGCTCGACTCGGACCGCTCACGCGCCATCCGCCTGCTGTTCCAGCCGCTGCTGGTGCTGTGGGCGCTGTGGTCGACGGGCGCGTGGGCGGCGTGGCGAGCGCGCGAGGGCTAG
- a CDS encoding aldo/keto reductase yields the protein MKHIELGTLDVGRIGLGAMGMSFAYSGAGSDDAESIRTIHRAIDLGVTLIDTAEIYGPYTNEELVGKALKGRRDDVVLATKFGMVSHAGDGPGNLDSSPANIRTAVEGSLKRLDTDRIDLYYQHRVDPKTPIEDTVGALAELVTEGKIRHVGLSEAGPGTIRRAHAVHPITALQSEYSLWTRDSEAEVLPLLRELGIGFVAYSPLGRGFLTGQIRSTADFEDGDNRKSNPRFEGENFQRNLEAVKEVEAIAAEVGATPAQVALAWLLAQGDDIAPIPGTKRVTRLEENVGADAVELTPDQVDKLTKVSPAVGDHHNADQMKMIGL from the coding sequence ATGAAGCACATCGAACTCGGGACCCTGGACGTCGGACGCATCGGACTCGGCGCCATGGGCATGTCCTTCGCCTACAGCGGAGCCGGCAGCGACGACGCGGAGTCCATCCGCACCATCCATCGGGCCATCGACCTCGGCGTCACGCTCATCGACACCGCCGAGATCTACGGCCCGTACACGAACGAGGAGCTCGTCGGGAAGGCGCTCAAGGGCCGCCGCGACGACGTCGTGCTGGCCACCAAGTTCGGCATGGTCTCGCACGCCGGCGACGGTCCAGGCAACCTCGACAGCAGCCCGGCCAACATCCGCACGGCGGTCGAGGGCTCGCTCAAGCGGCTCGACACCGATCGCATCGACCTCTACTACCAGCACCGGGTCGATCCCAAGACGCCCATCGAGGACACCGTCGGCGCGCTGGCCGAGCTGGTGACCGAGGGCAAGATCCGCCACGTCGGGCTGTCCGAGGCGGGGCCGGGAACGATCCGCCGGGCGCACGCCGTGCACCCGATCACCGCGCTGCAGTCCGAGTACTCGCTGTGGACGCGGGATTCCGAGGCCGAGGTGCTGCCGCTGCTACGCGAACTCGGCATCGGGTTCGTCGCCTACTCGCCGCTCGGGCGCGGCTTCCTCACCGGACAGATCCGCTCGACGGCCGACTTCGAGGACGGTGACAACCGAAAGTCCAACCCGCGCTTCGAAGGTGAGAACTTCCAGCGCAACCTCGAAGCGGTGAAGGAGGTCGAGGCCATCGCCGCCGAGGTCGGCGCGACGCCCGCCCAGGTGGCGCTCGCGTGGCTGCTGGCCCAGGGCGACGACATCGCCCCGATCCCCGGCACCAAGCGCGTCACACGCCTGGAGGAGAACGTCGGGGCCGACGCGGTCGAGCTCACCCCGGACCAGGTCGACAAGCTCACCAAGGTGTCACCCGCGGTCGGCGATCACCACAACGCCGACCAGATGAAGATGATCGGCCTCTAG
- a CDS encoding alcohol dehydrogenase catalytic domain-containing protein — protein MRNVVITGPGAVEVRDAPDPVLPGPDGAVVGVEASAICGSDLHFYDGDLPVGDGVAVGHEFLGTVTEVGPEVSGVRVGDRVLAASVTGCGRCAGCATGNPVTCVRGMQIFGSGVLGGGQATAVAVPAADFQLLRIPDGVDDEAALLLTDNLSTGWIGAKKADIPPGGTVVVIGLGAVGLCAVRAAFAQGAGTVLAADPVAGRRALAVDSGAIAIEGPTIAAVLEHTGGRGADGVIDTVALDATLNDALACVRADGTVSVLGVHDLEPYPLPILMGLVRSLTLRMTTAPIQQTWPELIPLVANGSLRTDAIFTHRFPLAAAADAYAAVAARSPECVKVILEPGSSSPRSQ, from the coding sequence ATGCGCAACGTCGTCATCACCGGGCCCGGCGCCGTCGAGGTCCGCGACGCTCCCGACCCCGTGCTGCCCGGACCCGACGGCGCGGTCGTCGGGGTGGAGGCGTCGGCTATCTGCGGATCGGATCTGCACTTCTACGACGGCGACCTGCCGGTGGGGGACGGGGTGGCCGTCGGTCACGAATTCCTGGGCACCGTCACCGAAGTCGGGCCGGAGGTGTCGGGCGTGCGCGTCGGGGATCGCGTGCTGGCCGCCTCGGTCACCGGGTGCGGACGGTGCGCGGGCTGCGCCACGGGCAACCCGGTGACGTGCGTGCGCGGCATGCAGATCTTCGGGTCCGGCGTGCTGGGCGGCGGGCAGGCCACCGCGGTCGCGGTGCCCGCCGCGGACTTTCAGCTGCTGCGCATTCCCGACGGCGTCGACGACGAGGCCGCGCTGCTGCTGACCGACAACCTCTCGACGGGGTGGATCGGCGCGAAGAAGGCCGACATCCCGCCGGGTGGGACGGTCGTGGTCATCGGTCTTGGCGCGGTCGGACTGTGCGCGGTGCGGGCAGCCTTCGCGCAGGGCGCGGGGACCGTGCTCGCCGCCGATCCCGTGGCCGGGCGACGCGCGCTCGCCGTCGACTCGGGAGCCATCGCGATCGAGGGGCCGACGATCGCCGCGGTGCTCGAGCACACCGGCGGCCGCGGGGCGGACGGCGTCATCGACACCGTCGCGCTCGACGCCACGCTGAACGATGCGCTGGCCTGCGTGCGCGCCGATGGCACGGTGTCGGTGTTGGGCGTGCACGACCTCGAGCCCTATCCGCTGCCGATCCTGATGGGGTTGGTGCGCAGCCTCACCCTGCGCATGACCACCGCACCCATCCAGCAGACGTGGCCGGAGCTGATTCCGTTGGTGGCCAACGGTTCTCTTCGCACCGACGCGATCTTCACCCACCGGTTCCCGCTCGCGGCGGCAGCCGACGCCTACGCCGCGGTGGCGGCACGGAGTCCGGAGTGCGTCAAGGTGATCCTGGAACCGGGGTCATCGTCGCCGCGCTCTCAATAA
- a CDS encoding purine-cytosine permease family protein: protein MATLIEQRSIGAIPEAERHGKAWHLLPLWFSLNATVMAATTGAIGISIGAGLMPTLLAIVIGNLVGAVFMAYHSAQGPQLGLPQMIQSRAQFGFFGAALPNLLAIIMYIGYFAGAGVIGGQAIASITGIPTWAGIVICNALTWAIAFAGYRIIHLFDRAMAVVSVIVLVLLFIAAIAHYGSAPAAPAKPTFANFFLILSICASWQITFAPYVSDYSRYLPTAQGGAKTFWYTLIGTCAGAITFMALGAIVAVYALDSLNSDALVYLSKLAPFGAPVIAVVLVLGMIGANCDNLYGPYMAGLSTVTQAGGPPHVSRLVRACATGGFGLIGTAIGIFLSGDFLTNLSNLILFLLYMLVPWTAINLVDFYVIHRGHYDVASIVSMRGRYGLVNWKAIGTYAIAVIAEVPFMSCPLFVGPVATALGGVDIAWLVGLFVAGGLHYALNRHTTIDDAEYTITADSSVASGAVA, encoded by the coding sequence ATGGCAACACTGATCGAACAGCGCTCCATCGGCGCGATCCCGGAGGCCGAACGCCACGGCAAGGCCTGGCATCTGCTTCCGCTCTGGTTCTCGCTCAACGCCACGGTCATGGCGGCCACCACGGGCGCCATCGGCATCTCGATCGGCGCCGGGCTGATGCCCACCCTGCTCGCCATCGTCATCGGCAACCTCGTCGGAGCGGTCTTCATGGCCTACCACTCCGCCCAGGGTCCTCAGCTCGGCCTGCCCCAAATGATCCAGAGTCGAGCACAATTCGGCTTCTTCGGAGCCGCCCTGCCCAACCTGCTGGCCATCATCATGTACATCGGCTACTTCGCCGGGGCCGGTGTCATCGGCGGACAGGCCATCGCCAGCATCACCGGCATCCCGACCTGGGCGGGCATCGTCATCTGCAACGCGCTCACCTGGGCGATCGCCTTCGCCGGCTACCGCATCATCCACCTCTTCGATCGCGCGATGGCGGTCGTGTCGGTGATCGTCCTGGTGCTATTGTTCATCGCGGCGATCGCACACTACGGGTCGGCGCCGGCCGCACCGGCCAAGCCGACGTTCGCGAACTTCTTCCTGATCCTGTCGATCTGCGCGAGCTGGCAGATCACCTTCGCGCCCTACGTCTCGGACTACTCGCGCTACCTGCCGACGGCGCAGGGCGGCGCGAAGACGTTCTGGTACACGCTGATCGGCACCTGCGCGGGGGCCATCACGTTCATGGCCCTCGGCGCCATCGTCGCGGTCTACGCCCTCGACAGTCTCAACAGCGATGCCCTGGTGTACCTGTCGAAGCTCGCGCCGTTCGGCGCCCCGGTCATCGCGGTCGTCCTGGTGCTCGGCATGATCGGGGCCAATTGCGACAACCTCTACGGCCCCTACATGGCCGGGCTCTCGACGGTGACCCAGGCGGGTGGTCCACCGCACGTGTCGCGGCTCGTACGTGCCTGTGCCACCGGCGGATTCGGGCTGATTGGCACCGCCATCGGCATCTTCCTGTCCGGTGACTTCCTCACCAACCTGTCGAACCTGATCCTGTTCCTGCTGTACATGCTGGTGCCGTGGACCGCGATCAACCTGGTCGACTTCTACGTCATCCACCGCGGCCACTACGACGTCGCCAGCATCGTGTCGATGCGGGGCCGCTACGGCCTGGTGAACTGGAAGGCCATCGGCACCTACGCGATCGCCGTCATCGCCGAGGTGCCCTTCATGAGCTGCCCGCTGTTCGTCGGACCCGTCGCCACCGCACTCGGTGGCGTCGACATCGCCTGGCTCGTCGGCCTCTTCGTGGCGGGCGGCCTGCACTATGCGCTCAATCGTCACACGACCATCGACGACGCCGAGTACACCATCACCGCCGACAGCAGCGTCGCATCCGGCGCAGTCGCCTAA